A segment of the Cololabis saira isolate AMF1-May2022 chromosome 3, fColSai1.1, whole genome shotgun sequence genome:
GGGAATCAGCAGGATTTTATTGATCAGGTCTCCAGCTGCAAATATTTGCAGATCAGAGTCAACTATGGAGACACTATGCTTTGAAATGCATGTGCTGAAATGTAGCACGTACACAGCATATTCAGTATAACATGTAATGTCACATAGATAAGAGCAACTTGTAGAAAGCCCTTTACAACTTTCAACTTTGAAGTCGTTggctgaataaaaaaaacaaaaaaaacaaagaagcttTTACATGCAGTATTGTGATTATAATCCATATTTATGTGGATCCCTAATCAGCCTTGTTTCTACTCAGTCTTTGAAGGCCATCTTGACTCCCCAGTCCCTTCTGGTATTGGATTTTCGTGGTCTGGGTCTGGAGCGCTGGTTGGTACTGGACCTTGCTCCTCAGCTCGCTTCACAGACACACTCTCTACCTTTTGAGTTCAGGGCACTGGAGGCCATTCTACAGCACAAGGTTGGTCAGATCATAGAAAAACTCCATGTCTACCCATTTAAGCCTTTTTTCAATCCAATATAAAGTACATGTTTGAGACTTTGctttttgattaaaaatgaaTTGTTTGTACATCTGTCTTTGTGTATCTGTGTCAATAGGTGAACACGTTacaaacccgtttgaatgatgtTGAGCCAGTAATATTGGACACCCTGGAATCCCTCGTTGATCCCAAAATCCTTTCCGCTGATAGAAGTAAGCTACatatattgctgcagaacagcaaGAGGTAAAGTACACCAGCATATTACATAGATTTCATTCCAATGTTAAACCTAAACGTTGATATACtaacatattttgtttttaatgtctcTCCCTTGTTCTCAACAGTTTATCAGAACTGGAAACAGACATAAAGGTTTTTAAGGACTCCTTGTTGAAGATCTTGGATGAAGATGAGATCATTGAGGAGCTCTGTCTCACAAAGTGGACGGATCCAAGGGTGTTGTATGTTACTCTTTTATAAattcacatacataaatgctgAGTGCAATCTGTTCAAAACTCTTATAAAGCCAACCAACCAGCCAGTCAGTGACTGCacaagataaagataaagacagTATTGAGCCTAAATGGGTTGAAGTCTTTCCCCCTCCCCTTTATTTAATGCTCTTTGTACTATTGTCCTCTCTGGTCGATGTTAGGGTTAATGAGGGTTTCAGAAATAACGTGGTTCTTAAACATTTATGAAACAATTAGAATATTATGCATTTCTGTTTTAGATGTGATCTAAAAAAATCAACAGATTTTCATGCAATTCTTAAAAGTAGATTAAGACATTTCAAACAGGTGAAGCAGTTGTTATATTGCTGTACACAGACAATGCATTTTCCTgcaagtggtagaaatgtgtcAAATTTAGCTTAAAGTGTCTTATGTGACTCTCCTCATGCACAAATGATTTCTACTAAATGTTCTTGGAAAATGTTGATCAACTTCAACGAATTTTGAGCAGATTTGAAGATGGAAAAGATAGTTAGATCCAGCCATTACAACCTATAAAGACCCAATGGAACATATGGGTGTTGTACTTTCAATtagattaaattaaaaagaGTTAATTGATTTTTGCAGAGGCGAATGAAAGATGAATTTAATTTGAAGTTAAACCTCCAACCAACGTGATTTGATTTAGTGGATCTGCAGCAGACAttaattaattggatttgaatagCAAAACCTGGCCTTAATTCGTTTACCACACGTTTTGTTTTGATCCAGGGGTTTGCAATCCTATCTAATTGCATCTTAAATTTCACACACTTCATCTTTACTTTCCTAGGATCTACagattatcattatttttggcAAGCCAGCAGGTGGCAGAACTTGGTAATTCATATTTATTCAAGATTCTAGCATTTCGTTGCCATTGTTCATATCCAACAAACCTCACTGAAGACGGGACATGATTAAAGGAAGCAGTGAGGCTTTGTGGAAACCCTGCGGAGGCTTGATTTGCTTGGTGCATTTTTTTTGCTACACTAAGGTTTATTTGGCAGTTTATGAAAGccttttagtgtgtgtgtgcgtgtgtgtgtgtgtgtgtttgtgcgtgcgtgcgtgcgtgcgtgcgtgcgctgCACAAAATTCATGCGTCTGTTTTTCCAGCGAGGAGAGCAGTTTGGGTATTGACCACGCTGAGGAGATGGAACTTTTACTGGAGAATTACTACTTGCAGGTactagattttatttattttttttatcaaaaaagaTCAATGAAGAGCAATTGCATTATGTTATAGTTGCACGTCTGTACAAGAACACACTTGAATACACAGGAACACTATTATCACTATTTTGTTATATGAATCCTATTATTGTGGTAATGAGCATGTTCACTTGAGTGCTTTTGTTAAATCTAATCTGGATCTGCTGGACAGCCAGTGAGTGACTGTTGTGCTTTATTCAGGCTGAGGAGCTGGGGAACAAGGCCAGAGAGCTGAAAGGACTGATAGATGACTCAGAGAGTGTTATTTTTATCAATCTGGACAGGTACGTGCACTGATTGTACAGTATACATCAAGTAATGTGAGTAAGAACATTTGAACAGAAGCACTTATATTATACAGCGTCATTGCGTACTTTCAGTATGTATTGATGTTGAAGGCTGTCACATCTTGAACAGTTTTAGCCTACTCCGCTTTAGAAGGTTGTATTGTTTTATCCCCAGCTCTCAGCATTCCAGTCAACTGGAAATATGGGcctattttatttttcagacagtTTTGAGGAGATTTCCTGGTGTGCTTGGGATCATTATCATGTTGCATGCTTCAGACAGGCGGTGCTTACTCTAATGAACTGTTTTGAACTTTCAATTCTGAAAGGATAAGCAAAAGTCTTGATTGTTTTTTCACTCGTGAATAATCTTATGCACTGTAGAAATAGATGGtcacacctgctgatgatcagtttaCTGCCTTTGATTATCAGCACCTGGCTGCTACCTACTACATTCAAATGGTAACAATAAAGGTTTTATTGTCAATAAATAGTGATACAGTGTATGATGtcatgtgttgcaatcttaggTTGTCTTTATGTCATGTTAAGGCCCCGAATAAGACCAGATTATTTTCtatttgtcctgtttcataAACCATATATCTCTTTCTTGGAATATATTATATTGGAAATGTACTTTAGTTTGTCACATGACTGTGGATAGTGACTCCTCAGCATAGTTAAATCATGGTTAaatatattttagtttttataaaTCCTGCAGCATATGAAGACTATTTTAATTGTTTCTATTATCTTAACATTTACAGATTTGTAGCAAAAACTGTTCCAAAATGACTTTTATGTTTTCTACTTTGTTCTAGCCACCGTAACGTGATGATGCGTCTGAATCTGCAGCTGACGATGGGCTCCTTCTCCCTCACCTTGTTTGGGCTGATCGGTGTTGCCTTTGGAATGAATTTGACAACAGCTTTTGAAGATGTGAGGCATTTTTCTGTTAAATAccataattatattatattacacatagtttttaatgtcttctcACTGGTGAGGACTGTTTCACATGTTTAGAAATTGCTTTGTTTATTTTGCCCATCTATTTACATTCACTTGGATTACCTTTTTGTaaaaatacacacatttatGCATGTGCTGGCCTGGCCTGTATTTTTATCGCAGGATCCTCGTGCATTTTGGCTGGTAACAGGGTTCATGTTCCTGGGCAGCGGGTTGATATGGAGACGACTCTTGTCATTTTTGGGACGACATCTGGAGCCTTCAATTCCCCCACCGGTATAAACTATATAATACTTAATTTAAAGGTGTCCATTTTCATATTCTGAACCCAGTCTGAATTACTCTACAAATGGCTGAGCAGGAGTGTATTTGGTGATCTCAGAGAGTAGTGTGTTTAAAGATAAATTCTCCTACATGTGATACAGATCCCTCCAGTGTGGAAGAGAACTATGAAACCATCAGACATCAAACCTGGAGTCAGATGAAGCTCTACCGCCTCTCGGTAATATACCACGGACTCTGCATCTGCAAGGACAATAGCCATCTTCAGCTCCTTCCTTTAACTAGTAAAG
Coding sequences within it:
- the mrs2 gene encoding magnesium transporter MRS2 homolog, mitochondrial encodes the protein MLVCVEVYLTRLLLSCRSSSRITHVGSFHPKRLFSSFCIFPSRFDCTHTRSLILCSTHSVVYSARFSRSCSDVCSNTLSCQTTPVSRFLSPRPESAGVRKETLLRGGAAWPVPFIRRRVTDVPLSSASPTFVVMKFDQEGNVTSFEKKKTELCQELSLQARDLRFQHSTTLTARNNCIIIRMASLKAILTPQSLLVLDFRGLGLERWLVLDLAPQLASQTHSLPFEFRALEAILQHKVNTLQTRLNDVEPVILDTLESLVDPKILSADRSKLHILLQNSKSLSELETDIKVFKDSLLKILDEDEIIEELCLTKWTDPRVFEESSLGIDHAEEMELLLENYYLQAEELGNKARELKGLIDDSESVIFINLDSHRNVMMRLNLQLTMGSFSLTLFGLIGVAFGMNLTTAFEDDPRAFWLVTGFMFLGSGLIWRRLLSFLGRHLEPSIPPPIPPVWKRTMKPSDIKPGVR